A single window of Gossypium hirsutum isolate 1008001.06 chromosome A10, Gossypium_hirsutum_v2.1, whole genome shotgun sequence DNA harbors:
- the LOC121207941 gene encoding uncharacterized protein has translation MCQKVKAEHQLPSRLLQPVKIPQWKWEQVELCEHWILGLELVSKTKNTLRVIRDQLKAASDWQKSYADIKMKNIEFSVGDQVFLRVSPWKKVIRFGCKGKLSLRFIDPYRILKRVRPVSYQLELPPKLDRIHDVFHVSMLRLYRSNPSHIVPVNEIELRPDLTFKEELVQILKHEVKMLRKKTIPLVKVLWQNHGTEEAT, from the exons ATGTGTCAAaaagttaaggctgaacatcagttgcccTCCAGACTGCTTCAGCCAGTCAAGATTCCACAATGGAAATGGGAGcaa GTAGAATTATGTGAACATTGGATATTGGGTCTTGAGCTAGTTTCTAAAACTAAGAACACTTTGAGAGTAATTAGGGACCAACTGAAAGCCGCATCTGATTGGCAAAAGTCGTATgctgatataaaaatgaaaaatattgagTTTTCTGTTGGTGATCAAGTTTTCTTGAGagtgtcaccgtggaaaaagGTCATCCGATTTGGATGCAAAGGCAAGTTAAGCCTGAGATTCATTGACCCTTATCGTATCTTGAAGCGTGTCAGACCCGTTTCTTACCAGTTGGAATTACCGCCGAAGCTAGATCGAATTCACGATGtatttcatgtctcgatgttgaggctgTATCGGTCGAATCCGTCACATATTGTTCCTGTCAACGAGATTGAATTGCGACCAGATTTAACATTCAAAGAGGAACTTGTCCAGATCTTGAAACATGAAGTTAAGATGTTAAGGAAGAAAACGATTCCTCTAGTGAAAGTCCTGTGGCAAAACCACGGTACTGAGGAAGCCACATAG